From a single Deinococcus malanensis genomic region:
- a CDS encoding glycosyltransferase has translation MHIALISAYPPSRGSLNEYGYHLTQTFRRKPEVTRLTVLADRIDSPAEPDPFYVRRVWHFNDPRNAALILKELRRLKPDVVLFNLQFASFGDGRVPAALGLITPMLARRSGFPTITLLHNLFETVDLEKAGFGGNKLLDAATRAAGQVFTRALLQSDLLAVTLPRYVEILRTQYGATNVFLAPHGSFEVPEEPVELPEIPTVMAFGKFGTYKRVEELIEAHRVLLQREPRLRLVIAGSDSPNAKGYLQSMSEHYRDIPNITYTGYVAEEDVPVIFRDSTVVAFPYNSTTGSSGVLHQAGQYARASVMPNIGDLRDLIEEEGYCAEYFEVGNATSLAEALWRVLGNPQYAWELGLANHRAAAGLTLDEVTNSYMRHFESLLATQKKP, from the coding sequence ATGCACATCGCCCTCATCTCCGCCTATCCACCCAGCCGCGGCAGCCTCAACGAGTATGGATACCATCTCACCCAGACCTTCCGGCGCAAACCGGAGGTTACCCGCCTGACGGTCCTGGCGGACAGGATTGACAGTCCAGCGGAGCCTGACCCGTTCTACGTCCGCAGGGTCTGGCACTTCAATGACCCGCGAAACGCGGCCCTTATCCTAAAAGAACTGCGCCGGCTCAAACCGGACGTGGTGCTGTTCAACCTGCAGTTTGCATCGTTCGGGGACGGCCGCGTTCCAGCCGCACTCGGCCTGATTACACCGATGCTGGCGCGCCGTTCAGGGTTCCCGACCATTACCCTGCTGCATAACCTGTTCGAAACCGTCGACCTTGAGAAGGCAGGCTTTGGGGGAAACAAGCTGCTCGACGCAGCCACGAGGGCCGCCGGCCAGGTATTTACGCGTGCGCTGCTGCAGAGTGATCTCCTGGCGGTGACGCTTCCGCGCTACGTGGAGATTCTGCGCACGCAATACGGAGCAACGAATGTGTTCCTCGCGCCTCATGGAAGTTTTGAGGTGCCTGAAGAACCCGTGGAGCTTCCCGAAATCCCCACCGTGATGGCTTTTGGCAAATTCGGAACGTACAAGCGTGTCGAGGAACTGATCGAGGCGCACCGGGTGCTGCTGCAGCGCGAGCCACGCCTGAGGCTGGTCATTGCCGGGAGCGACTCCCCTAACGCCAAGGGTTACCTCCAGAGCATGAGCGAGCACTACCGCGATATCCCCAACATCACCTACACGGGTTACGTTGCCGAGGAGGACGTCCCGGTCATCTTCCGGGACAGCACGGTGGTGGCCTTTCCCTACAACAGCACCACCGGCTCGAGTGGCGTGCTTCACCAGGCAGGTCAGTATGCCCGGGCATCGGTGATGCCCAACATTGGTGACCTGCGTGACCTGATTGAGGAGGAGGGCTACTGCGCTGAATACTTCGAGGTAGGGAACGCCACCAGCCTCGCAGAGGCACTCTGGCGCGTCCTGGGAAACCCGCAGTACGCATGGGAGCTTGGCCTCGCCAATCACCGGGCGGCGGCTGGCCTTACCCTGGATGAAGTCACCAA